The following proteins come from a genomic window of Myroides odoratus DSM 2801:
- a CDS encoding DUF4139 domain-containing protein, with the protein MRKGIILAMTLSAISMWAQKPVYTKANLESARVYYDGAELTQNATITLPKGLSEVVITNVSDQLMENTIKVGSINEVTVMSVQFSNAYIEEYDNVNNSPLMKPLRDSIAAAELKLEKITNAINADTQTINLLDRTSASETFTSFGFTDVTKWVEYYGKKRQELQNAVFLKKKEKVVIEAKWNDLKGQLTLGGDKSERISRGKLIVQVMNGREGNVPFRINYATNQAQWVPSYDLRIDKINAPIKMMYKAQVVQTSGIDWRNVRLSLTSGKLNQNYTIPTWNTWFVQYENDRGEIRIMERMAQGDAGVSASYETASMSRKDVRKNQGYVAALDEVSYENRQTLAEYTTVNQSELNVTFDIAIPYSILSNGKRHSVDLNTFDISGDYKFYTAPKLDANAYLVAEIKDYGKHNLLSGQANVIYDGMNIGQTYLSTENTEEKLRLNIGKDPNISISRTLISDKSGTKTLSSKKEQTFTYEITIKNNKKEAVAIQVEDQYPISTDNSIEITLNESPKGKVDEEKGLVTWDVQLQPNEVKKVRMSYLIKYSKDKNLENISY; encoded by the coding sequence ATGAGAAAAGGAATAATTTTAGCGATGACGTTAAGTGCTATTAGTATGTGGGCGCAAAAACCCGTCTATACTAAGGCGAATTTAGAAAGTGCCCGGGTGTATTACGATGGGGCAGAATTAACTCAAAATGCAACCATTACATTACCCAAAGGGTTATCTGAAGTAGTAATCACCAATGTTTCGGATCAATTGATGGAAAATACGATTAAAGTAGGTTCTATCAATGAGGTAACGGTGATGTCTGTACAATTTTCCAATGCCTATATTGAAGAATATGACAATGTGAATAATTCCCCTTTAATGAAACCGTTACGCGATAGTATTGCAGCAGCAGAACTAAAATTGGAGAAAATAACTAATGCAATAAACGCGGATACTCAAACCATTAATTTATTGGATCGTACAAGTGCAAGCGAAACATTTACAAGTTTTGGGTTTACTGATGTGACTAAATGGGTAGAATACTACGGAAAGAAACGTCAAGAACTGCAAAATGCTGTATTCTTAAAGAAAAAGGAGAAAGTAGTGATTGAAGCCAAATGGAATGATTTGAAGGGACAATTAACGCTTGGTGGGGATAAATCAGAGCGCATCAGTCGCGGAAAACTTATTGTACAAGTGATGAATGGGAGAGAAGGAAATGTTCCTTTCCGAATTAACTATGCCACCAATCAAGCGCAATGGGTTCCTTCGTATGATTTGCGTATTGATAAAATAAACGCGCCAATTAAGATGATGTATAAAGCCCAAGTGGTGCAAACTTCGGGTATTGATTGGCGTAATGTAAGATTGAGTTTGACTTCAGGTAAATTAAACCAAAATTATACCATTCCGACTTGGAATACTTGGTTTGTTCAATATGAAAACGATAGGGGAGAAATACGTATCATGGAGAGAATGGCTCAAGGTGATGCAGGGGTGAGTGCAAGTTATGAAACAGCTTCTATGAGCCGCAAAGATGTAAGAAAAAACCAAGGCTATGTCGCTGCTTTAGATGAGGTGTCTTATGAAAATAGACAAACACTGGCAGAGTATACAACAGTAAATCAGAGTGAATTGAATGTAACCTTTGACATTGCAATTCCGTATTCGATTTTAAGTAATGGCAAACGCCACAGTGTTGATTTGAACACGTTTGATATTAGCGGAGACTATAAGTTCTATACTGCACCAAAATTAGATGCTAATGCGTATTTAGTTGCGGAAATAAAGGATTATGGGAAACACAATTTATTATCAGGACAAGCCAATGTGATTTATGATGGTATGAATATCGGACAAACGTATTTATCTACTGAAAATACAGAAGAGAAATTGCGTCTGAACATTGGAAAAGATCCTAATATTTCAATTAGTCGTACGTTGATTTCAGATAAATCAGGAACGAAAACACTATCATCGAAAAAAGAGCAAACGTTCACGTATGAGATTACAATCAAAAACAATAAAAAAGAAGCAGTTGCTATTCAAGTAGAAGACCAATATCCAATCAGTACGGATAATTCGATTGAGATTACATTAAACGAATCGCCAAAAGGAAAAGTGGACGAGGAGAAAGGTTTAGTCACATGGGACGTTCAATTGCAACCTAACGAAGTTAAAAAAGTACGTATGAGTTACTTAATTAAATACAGTAAGGATAAAAACCTAGAAAATATCAGCTATTAG
- a CDS encoding PdaC/SigV domain-containing protein, with protein MKKVIYLSLLLVFMVSCNTKDKSSEALQFEQKEFVQSSDNCIADECTTIKLSLPVMTNEDHEIAAKINQHLVSEIDNIVAVDDTTATSASLAELTQNYIQNYNAFVAKYPDETLAWKAEVEGDITFYNADLLSISLEYYTFAGGAYGFKSEKALNFNPKTGDLYQVEDLIGNWEELQKLMALQLKDKMDIWTANNQLKYPESIFFYEDMVGFIYNAVDDDAHYNGPTKIDFPKDRVLPFLKINLDPVTAEK; from the coding sequence ATGAAAAAAGTTATTTATTTATCATTACTACTCGTTTTTATGGTGAGTTGTAATACCAAAGACAAATCTTCAGAGGCACTCCAATTTGAGCAAAAAGAATTTGTACAATCCTCAGATAATTGTATAGCAGATGAATGCACAACAATTAAGCTGAGTCTTCCAGTGATGACCAATGAAGATCACGAAATTGCAGCAAAAATCAATCAACATCTTGTATCTGAAATTGACAATATTGTAGCCGTTGATGACACCACTGCAACTAGTGCTTCTCTAGCGGAACTCACGCAGAACTACATCCAAAACTACAACGCTTTTGTTGCTAAATATCCCGATGAAACACTTGCTTGGAAAGCAGAAGTAGAAGGAGATATTACTTTTTACAATGCAGATTTACTTTCTATTTCCTTAGAATACTACACTTTTGCAGGTGGAGCTTATGGATTTAAGAGTGAAAAGGCCTTAAATTTCAACCCTAAAACGGGGGATTTGTATCAAGTTGAAGATTTAATAGGCAATTGGGAGGAGCTGCAAAAGCTGATGGCGCTTCAACTGAAAGATAAAATGGACATTTGGACAGCAAACAACCAACTGAAATACCCCGAAAGTATTTTCTTTTATGAAGATATGGTAGGATTTATTTACAATGCGGTTGATGATGATGCGCATTACAATGGTCCAACAAAAATTGATTTCCCGAAAGACCGCGTTCTTCCTTTTTTAAAGATAAACTTGGATCCTGTAACAGCAGAAAAATAA
- a CDS encoding Lrp/AsnC family transcriptional regulator produces the protein MHNLDDIDLKLLNLLSENSNVTTKELAQQVNLSSTPVFERVKRLEQEGFIKKYIALIDAEKLNRGFVVFCNVKLKQHERIINNKFIEDILNIEEVVECYNISGEYDFLLKVYANDMRHYQDFVFNKLAMVDSIGSTHSSFVMREIKNDHNIKISLL, from the coding sequence ATGCATAACTTAGACGACATAGATTTAAAGCTACTCAACTTATTATCAGAAAATTCCAATGTCACAACCAAGGAATTAGCTCAACAGGTAAATCTATCCTCTACCCCTGTTTTTGAGCGTGTAAAACGATTGGAACAAGAAGGCTTCATCAAAAAGTACATTGCATTAATTGATGCAGAAAAACTGAATCGCGGTTTTGTTGTTTTTTGTAATGTCAAGCTCAAACAACATGAACGCATCATCAACAATAAGTTTATTGAAGATATTCTCAATATAGAAGAAGTCGTAGAATGTTATAATATTTCAGGTGAATACGACTTTTTATTAAAAGTGTATGCCAATGATATGCGTCATTATCAAGACTTTGTATTCAATAAGTTGGCTATGGTAGACAGTATCGGAAGCACCCATAGTTCGTTTGTGATGCGTGAAATTAAAAATGATCACAACATTAAAATCAGCTTGCTGTAA
- a CDS encoding Crp/Fnr family transcriptional regulator, with translation MIYENLFAHIEQKVRLTPTEKEQISSFFRVKKLRKRQFLLQEEDVCKDFAFVSQGLLKSYVLDEKGNENINLFGWEGWWIADFQSFLFQSPATLAIEAIEDCELLLLSRENYDQMLEEVPAMERYFRLVYERSLATKDQRLVTAQTYSAEEKYNHLIQTYPELIQRIPQSLLASFLGLTPETFSRIKHKKRA, from the coding sequence ATGATATATGAAAATCTATTTGCACATATTGAACAAAAAGTTCGATTAACCCCAACAGAAAAGGAACAGATCTCGTCTTTTTTCCGCGTAAAGAAATTGAGAAAACGCCAGTTTTTATTGCAGGAAGAAGATGTTTGTAAGGATTTTGCCTTTGTGAGCCAAGGGCTTTTAAAATCGTATGTATTGGATGAAAAGGGCAATGAAAACATCAATCTCTTTGGATGGGAGGGGTGGTGGATTGCTGATTTTCAGAGTTTTCTATTTCAATCACCTGCTACACTAGCTATCGAAGCGATAGAGGACTGCGAATTATTACTGTTGTCTCGTGAAAATTATGATCAGATGTTAGAAGAAGTTCCTGCAATGGAACGCTATTTTCGCTTGGTATATGAGAGGAGTTTGGCAACGAAAGATCAACGCTTAGTCACGGCTCAAACTTATTCTGCTGAAGAAAAGTACAACCATTTAATCCAAACCTATCCCGAATTGATACAGCGAATTCCACAGAGTTTACTCGCTTCTTTTTTAGGGCTTACCCCAGAAACATTTAGCCGGATTAAGCATAAAAAAAGAGCATAA
- a CDS encoding oligosaccharide flippase family protein: MSIYKKIFQQTAIYGLAAVFPKVIGFFLVPFHTDLMKNDAYGEYSVIFSIMMLLNVILSFGMETAFFRFYNTRDNKQEVINNSMLFLGATTVLFAVLGFSFLDFWSTLLHIPTNILHYVLWILILDALVIVPFAKLRADQRPLYYSAIRIGNVCIYSVLNVLFLYFLPQWAEQAPSSIFASLYIENFQVEYIFIANLVASAATFFVFTKNYWQLNFNINKELLQQMLRYSFPVMVAGLAFAINESFDKILLQRLLPADIASAEVGKYAACYKLGLFMVLFRQAYTLGIEPFFFNYAKNDDAPTKYATVTKYFILMGSAIMLGVVVFADVLKVLFIRNESYWDAMIVVPLIILANLCMGIYTNLSVWYKLRDKTSMGAYISIFGAVLTLIFNYALIPLWGYMGSAIATLLAYGSMMLVSYVLGQKYYPIPYDKKAIGLYMGLSMLLSYIYFYHFRENYFVGFAAILLFGVVVFSQEKNTLKRMLKK; this comes from the coding sequence GTGAGTATTTATAAAAAAATTTTTCAACAGACCGCTATCTATGGTTTAGCTGCTGTTTTTCCTAAAGTAATTGGTTTCTTTTTAGTTCCGTTTCACACGGATTTGATGAAAAATGACGCATACGGAGAATATAGCGTAATTTTTTCCATCATGATGTTGCTGAATGTGATTCTATCCTTTGGTATGGAAACCGCTTTCTTTCGATTTTATAATACTCGAGACAATAAGCAAGAAGTCATCAACAACAGTATGCTCTTTTTAGGGGCAACTACCGTTCTTTTTGCCGTATTAGGGTTCTCTTTCCTTGATTTTTGGTCGACACTCCTCCATATTCCAACCAATATTCTACACTATGTGTTATGGATTTTGATTTTGGATGCTTTGGTGATTGTACCTTTCGCTAAGTTAAGAGCTGATCAACGCCCATTATATTACAGCGCCATTCGAATTGGAAATGTCTGCATTTATTCGGTATTGAATGTGCTATTTTTATATTTCTTGCCACAATGGGCAGAACAAGCTCCTTCATCGATTTTTGCATCCCTCTATATTGAAAATTTTCAAGTAGAATATATTTTTATCGCCAATTTAGTGGCTAGTGCCGCTACGTTCTTCGTATTTACTAAGAATTATTGGCAGCTTAATTTTAATATCAACAAGGAATTATTACAGCAAATGTTGCGTTATAGTTTTCCTGTGATGGTTGCTGGATTGGCTTTTGCCATCAATGAAAGTTTTGACAAAATCTTATTACAGCGTTTATTGCCCGCGGATATTGCTTCTGCTGAAGTTGGTAAATATGCCGCTTGTTACAAACTAGGTCTTTTTATGGTGCTCTTTAGACAGGCCTATACCTTAGGAATCGAGCCTTTCTTTTTTAACTACGCCAAAAATGACGATGCACCAACCAAATACGCCACCGTAACCAAGTACTTCATTTTAATGGGAAGTGCTATTATGCTTGGGGTTGTAGTATTTGCAGATGTATTAAAAGTACTGTTTATTCGCAATGAGAGTTATTGGGATGCTATGATTGTGGTGCCGCTTATTATACTAGCCAATCTATGTATGGGGATTTACACCAACCTATCCGTTTGGTATAAGTTGCGCGATAAAACCAGCATGGGGGCTTATATCTCCATTTTTGGAGCGGTATTGACTTTGATATTCAATTATGCATTAATTCCTTTATGGGGTTATATGGGATCCGCTATCGCTACCTTATTGGCTTATGGATCGATGATGTTAGTATCTTATGTATTAGGACAAAAATACTACCCCATTCCTTATGATAAAAAAGCCATTGGTTTATATATGGGGTTATCTATGCTCTTGTCGTATATCTACTTCTACCACTTTAGAGAAAACTATTTCGTAGGTTTCGCTGCGATTCTCCTTTTCGGTGTAGTTGTATTCAGTCAAGAGAAAAACACCCTAAAACGAATGCTTAAAAAATAA